The following are from one region of the Candidatus Trichorickettsia mobilis genome:
- the tolQ gene encoding protein TolQ — translation MSTITVNEVANITVSNNSSIFSLIASADLVSKSVMLLLIIVSIWSWTIIFDKTLRLTKIKKKIAAFESVFWSGQILDQLYENIKNAVDNPLAAIFVGAMHECKRGNRKNQTDSFLKIGQKERILQSMHLIRDRELEKLETNLTFLATVGSSATFIGLFGTVWGIMHSFQSIAASKNTSLAVVAPGIAEALLATAIGLLAAIPAVIFHSYLMNKVISINNKMDDFVGELNTLLSRAIDEEKI, via the coding sequence ATGAGTACCATAACTGTTAATGAAGTAGCTAATATTACTGTAAGTAATAACTCTTCTATCTTTTCACTAATAGCCTCCGCAGATCTTGTTAGTAAATCAGTTATGTTATTACTCATTATTGTCTCTATCTGGTCATGGACAATAATATTTGATAAAACTTTACGTTTAACTAAAATTAAAAAGAAAATCGCTGCTTTTGAGTCAGTATTTTGGTCTGGACAAATTTTGGATCAGTTATATGAAAACATAAAGAATGCTGTTGACAACCCATTAGCCGCAATATTTGTTGGTGCCATGCACGAATGTAAGCGTGGTAATAGAAAGAATCAAACAGACTCTTTCTTAAAAATTGGTCAAAAAGAACGGATCCTACAATCTATGCATTTAATACGAGACCGTGAACTAGAAAAACTAGAAACAAACTTGACTTTCCTAGCTACAGTAGGTTCAAGCGCAACTTTTATTGGATTATTCGGCACTGTATGGGGAATAATGCATAGTTTTCAATCCATTGCTGCTTCAAAAAACACCTCATTAGCAGTAGTAGCACCTGGAATAGCCGAAGCATTGCTTGCTACTGCGATTGGTTTGCTTGCAGCAATTCCTGCCGTAATTTTTCATAGCTATTTAATGAATAAAGTAATATCAATTAATAATAAGATGGACGATTTTGTAGGGGAACTAAATACTCTCTTATCTAGAGCGATTGATGAAGAAAAAATATGA
- a CDS encoding energy transducer TonB codes for MKNNDNTSLLALSCSLAVHLLVFYIVIFGLPFETKVLEEEQVITFDMLPTSAISNVPTKKVQQAEPEKVEDAKKILKTKADPVPETPAPVVKKEPTTTAAETTKPAIAEEPELPKENSPVKEEAIDIKKPEPIQKKEPKPEPKPEKQIPKESPKNQKKESKPTTKPDKKKKIINDKDLDSLLKTLEQSSDGNNNKSTKYAKKSEQSDVDKESKGSYDENLALSISEIALIKQQIEKHRNIPIGTANIEQVKITLYIALNKDGTVTQVQIKDKFCGAAAPDACMMVANSAMRAVWQASPLENLSAERYSIWKEFNLLFDSSELLR; via the coding sequence ATGAAAAATAATGATAATACTTCACTTCTAGCATTATCATGTTCTCTTGCCGTACATTTATTGGTATTTTACATAGTAATATTTGGTTTACCATTTGAAACTAAAGTGCTTGAAGAAGAACAGGTGATTACCTTTGATATGCTACCGACTAGTGCTATATCAAACGTACCTACCAAAAAAGTTCAGCAAGCTGAACCAGAAAAAGTCGAGGACGCAAAAAAAATATTAAAAACTAAAGCCGACCCCGTTCCTGAAACTCCAGCTCCAGTTGTAAAAAAAGAACCAACGACTACTGCCGCAGAAACTACAAAACCTGCAATAGCAGAAGAACCGGAACTACCAAAAGAAAATTCTCCAGTTAAAGAAGAAGCTATTGATATTAAGAAACCGGAACCAATTCAAAAAAAAGAACCTAAGCCTGAACCTAAGCCGGAAAAGCAAATTCCAAAAGAATCACCTAAGAATCAAAAGAAGGAAAGTAAACCTACTACCAAACCAGATAAAAAGAAAAAAATTATCAATGATAAAGATCTTGATTCGCTACTCAAAACTTTAGAACAATCATCTGACGGTAATAATAACAAATCGACTAAATATGCAAAAAAATCAGAGCAAAGTGATGTAGATAAAGAATCAAAAGGTTCATATGATGAGAACTTAGCTTTATCTATTAGTGAGATAGCTTTAATTAAACAACAAATTGAAAAGCACCGGAATATACCCATTGGCACAGCAAATATTGAACAAGTAAAAATTACGTTATATATAGCACTCAATAAAGATGGCACCGTAACGCAAGTGCAAATCAAAGACAAATTTTGTGGAGCTGCGGCACCAGACGCTTGTATGATGGTTGCCAATAGTGCTATGAGAGCAGTATGGCAAGCAAGCCCTCTTGAAAATTTATCAGCTGAACGTTATAGTATCTGGAAAGAATTTAATTTGCTTTTTGATTCTAGTGAGCTATTAAGATAA
- the tolR gene encoding protein TolR, with product MAFKLANTQYNRRGRRSISCEINITPLVDVMLVLLIIFMVTSPMLVAGINVDLPETKASPMTGQDEPLVLTINKKGELFLVETKIERTHIAEKLTQITKEKKDTRIFIRGDKAAPYGEIVKIIAEIHAAGFSKVALISNIKHNEK from the coding sequence ATGGCCTTTAAACTAGCAAATACACAATATAATAGACGTGGTAGGCGTAGCATAAGCTGTGAGATCAACATCACTCCGCTAGTTGATGTGATGCTGGTATTATTAATAATTTTCATGGTTACTTCGCCAATGCTAGTGGCAGGTATTAACGTTGATCTACCGGAAACAAAAGCCAGTCCAATGACAGGTCAGGATGAACCACTGGTTTTAACTATTAACAAAAAAGGTGAGCTCTTTCTAGTTGAAACTAAAATAGAACGTACACATATAGCAGAAAAACTTACTCAAATAACAAAAGAAAAAAAAGACACTAGAATTTTTATCAGAGGTGACAAGGCAGCACCTTATGGTGAGATTGTAAAAATCATTGCTGAAATTCATGCTGCTGGTTTTTCAAAAGTAGCACTTATTTCCAATATTAAACACAATGAAAAATAA